A region of the Hyperolius riggenbachi isolate aHypRig1 chromosome 9, aHypRig1.pri, whole genome shotgun sequence genome:
agttgaaaaaaaaaaccccaaaaaaacttCCACTTGGGGCATCTCCTACTGCGTGAAGACTGCAATTGTTCAGATAACATGTATTGGCATTCAGTTGATATATGTTATATACCATAGATTTTTCTACTaaacaggccaccaccaccattCACCAAACTGTAACATATCACTTCTGGTTGGTGTGACCCTTTACATGATATATTCATACATATTCACCACACATGGAACTGAAGCTGGTGTGCAAATCCATTTATTCATATATAAGTAATATAGAGACTTCATCCAGTCACAGCTAATTTGGCCCTAGGTGGTGCCCATGAAGTGTTAGCTCCTGTAGTATGTTTTGATTGGGTTATAGTGGACAGGGAGGAGCCAGTGATACGAATGGTTCTGGCCAGGGGCTGGGCTGGAGGAGGGTCGGTCCATTTTATGTTTTGTTCATATGCACCCGGATGAAGCTTAAGCACAAGCCACGGGCCTCGTAGCACGGGTCACAGCAGCAATGTATACAGGAGCTCCAGAACATCTTCATGCAGGACACATTCATGTTCCACAAGCGTATGGAGGGCCCGACACACCAGATGTGACAGCACTGGCAACAGGCGAACTGCAGTGCCCAGCAGAAGGCAAGGGGGCACCCACACAGGACGGACAGCACAATGTAACAGCAACTCTTCACCCCCTTGTAGGTTTTGTAGGACATGCCCCACACCCCCGGGATGCTGTGCGAGCCCTCCGGTTCCCCAAAGGCATCTTCAAAGAGGACCTGTTGGGAGGAAGGCAGTTTAAAAGCATTACAAACTTGAGCATTACACTTGAAGTGTAAATCTAATGTGCTAACGAATAAACTCTTGTTGTCTCTCAGTGATGCAAATACATTGCCTGCCCACTATATTGGTTCACCAGACCAAAGGTGCATAGACACGCTCTACAAAAGTCACCGCAAACAACCAACGTCATGGAAACGACTTTACCAGCGGCAAAGACAAACGAGTCTTTCCAACGACGTTGTCCGCACACCGATATTACAAAGAACCAGCTCATTTAAATACTGCAGGCACAAGCGACAGTGACCTTATGCACGACATGCGCGCATTCTGTAGATCAATGTCATTTAAACAACACTGTACACATGTGGCCAATATTTGCCCAACAGTCATCAGAGTTGATCTGCCAGATGAATCGTTTAAAATGCTCGATATCGGTCGCTCGTCTACATTTTTTAACATGATTGTCTTCCGATTATGTGAAATCTGTGTTGAGCAAGTGTACATAGCTCAATTGCTTGTTAACACAAATAGCTTATCAGCCAATTACATGGCGGAAAGTGAATGCGTTTAGTGGGCATCTACACGTGGGGCTAAAAGGGCAGGTCTAAAAAATTGCAGATCGGCAGATGTTTACAGGGAAttgtccaaaaaagaaaaaatgtccaGGGACTGGTAGTTCAGTGGTCAAAAAATGCTTTTTTGATGTTAGAGAAGAATGAGCAGACTGGTGCTAGAGATGGAAAAGCATCAGTAGCTCAAactagtgtgatttgccttcttaaaaacagaaggtacttacgataattcagctttaagtgaacctctgtggttacccacaatgcactgctgcggaatatgcaaattatctctttatgccccagaagccaggcttacatccagaaccttcTAAACACACTGCGCTCAACTAGGCAGAATCACAACAGGACCACTTCCGTTTACAGATATTGCAGCTCCCTTGTTTGCTCGTGGGAATTGAGCATGTATTGTAATGAaaatgaaaaagagagaaaagggcgctctctggtgcatatgCTTCTAGCAAGGATAAAAACATTACACTTACATGCATATATTTGGCACTGTATGTAATGGTTTGTACTCAATATggtgtttttttatataaacatGTGCATTTTTAATGTTGGTAGCTGCGGACAGTGGTGTGAGGCTACTCCAATATGGTATAGTAATCACGGCAGTAATTTGTACCTCGGCAGCTTCCGTCCCTGCTTTTTGATGCTGTTGCTAAGATACAGGATATGTATTTAAATGTTTCCCTTGCGTCTttacgtcatctgacgaaggcatgGCACGCCGAAACGCGTTATGACGTAATAggcgcttaaagaggaactccagtgaaaataatgtaatcaaaaagtgcttcatttttacaataattatgtataaatgatttagtcagtgtttgcccattgtaaaatattttaaatccctgatttatattctgacatttatcacatggtaaaattttttactgctggcaagtgatgtagctgctgcttgctgttttggcagttggaaacagctgtaaacagctatttcccacaatgcaacagggttcacagacaggaaactgccaagagtacgtactcagaatttctttgtgggaggggtttcaccacaatatcagccatacagcgccccctgatggtttgtttgtgaaaaggaatagatttctcatgttaaagggggtatcagctactgattgggataaaggtgAAGTCTTGGTCGACATTTCTCTTTAATTAGGATTGGTCGGTTCATCCCTGCACCGCCGATGCTCTTTTCCTATTGGAACCCCACACTACGGGCCACAGCGTGGAGGAGACCAAGGCGCTTTCCATCCGCTGAGGGAGACGGGTCGTTTAGACCTGTGTGTCTGATGAGCTTGTATTTTCTTTTATCTCGTAAGTGTAATGTTTTTATCCTTGCTAgaagcatattaaaaaaagttaatgcaccagagagcgcccctttctctctttttcatttacatccagaaccgctggtgtatagcaagcctatagctttaaattttacagagccgcatcaaccccacatgcagacagcctgtttcagacttttggtcctcctcagtgcatggcagggattgatatggctctacgggttgggcttggaccagtacaacagagtaactgcttggttactgtcacaggagccctagtggctgaccgcacttagccttctaaacggtgccagcgcacagatcgtgcgaactctggtcgcagtcaatgcgcaggaaccgttaagaattagccgcagacaactcagaagggagcctgtgagacacgggtgattacaacgtcacctactggttcagagtaaactgccaccaccgcggttgctatgggaccgtggggcccactaactgactgactaatcctgcgaataaaacggttaaacacacgatattctgtctagccaacaacaaacaaacagtagcgtatcttcagagacccgggatcatttctgtgtgtgctgataagcagggtagcgaaacagtgaatgacttggggaaagtcgtttattcacgcaatataaataattaatatatacagacaattatgaaaatcaccaattagtaaaac
Encoded here:
- the LOC137531629 gene encoding caveolin-3-like isoform X1, yielding MAEPKSIPSAPMPLDMEHRDPNNLNEHVRVLFEDAFGEPEGSHSIPGVWGMSYKTYKGVKSCCYIVLSVLCGCPLAFCWALQFACCQCCHIWCVGPSIRLWNMNVSCMKMFWSSCIHCCCDPCYEARGLCLSFIRVHMNKT